One region of Paraburkholderia phymatum STM815 genomic DNA includes:
- the mch gene encoding methenyltetrahydromethanopterin cyclohydrolase: MNLSTPTAEHGGNAPPPIARDAPSVNALAAPLVAQLLADAARLRIASSRHPFGPTIVDAGIASRGCVEAGVTIARICMGGLGRIETRINAEHEPLWPAMIDVHTASPVLACLGSQYAGWSLSASKEQNNGKKFFSLGSGPARALAGKETLFDELGYRDRHDAGVLVMEVDQLPPQAVLEKIAGDCGLAPGGLTVIVTPTQSVAGTVQVVARVVEVALHKTHVLGVPPGEIVEGSGTAPLPPPAPDALAAMGRTNDAILYGGRVHLTVQSDAVARRLAAQLPSSNSRDYGRPFADIFASFNYDFYQIDPSLFAPAEVWASSLESGATYRGGRLDAALLHALWQGDAFAAAADAVSEGPTAASATPGVTGPGAP; encoded by the coding sequence ATGAACCTGTCGACTCCTACGGCTGAACATGGCGGCAACGCGCCGCCGCCCATCGCCCGCGACGCGCCCAGCGTCAATGCGCTCGCCGCACCGCTCGTCGCGCAACTGCTCGCGGATGCCGCACGGCTGCGCATCGCGTCGTCGCGCCACCCGTTCGGTCCGACCATCGTCGATGCGGGCATCGCGTCGCGCGGCTGCGTTGAAGCGGGCGTGACGATCGCGCGCATTTGCATGGGCGGCCTGGGGCGCATCGAGACGCGCATCAACGCCGAACACGAGCCGCTGTGGCCCGCGATGATCGACGTGCATACGGCCTCGCCCGTGCTCGCGTGCCTCGGCAGCCAGTACGCCGGATGGAGCTTGTCCGCGAGCAAGGAGCAGAACAATGGGAAGAAGTTCTTCTCGCTCGGCTCGGGACCGGCGCGCGCACTGGCCGGCAAGGAAACGCTGTTCGACGAACTCGGCTATCGCGATCGTCACGATGCTGGCGTGCTGGTGATGGAAGTCGACCAGTTGCCCCCGCAAGCAGTGCTCGAAAAAATCGCCGGGGATTGTGGGCTCGCACCCGGCGGGCTGACGGTAATCGTCACGCCGACACAGTCTGTCGCCGGCACGGTGCAGGTCGTCGCGCGCGTGGTCGAAGTCGCGCTGCACAAGACGCATGTGCTCGGGGTGCCGCCCGGCGAGATCGTCGAGGGGAGCGGCACCGCGCCGCTGCCGCCGCCCGCGCCCGACGCACTCGCCGCGATGGGCCGCACCAACGACGCGATCCTGTACGGCGGGCGCGTGCATCTGACCGTGCAAAGCGACGCCGTGGCGCGGCGGCTCGCGGCGCAATTGCCCTCGTCGAACTCGCGCGATTACGGTCGGCCGTTCGCCGACATCTTCGCGTCGTTCAACTACGACTTCTATCAGATCGATCCGTCGCTGTTTGCACCCGCCGAAGTGTGGGCGAGCAGCCTGGAAAGCGGCGCGACCTATCGGGGCGGCAGGCTCGATGCAGCGCTGCTGCACGCGCTCTGGCAAGGCGATGCATTCGCTGCGGCGGCCGACGCGGTCAGCGAAGGCCCGACCGCCGCATCGGCCACGCCGGGCGTCACGGGGCCGGGGGCGCCATGA
- a CDS encoding ATP-grasp domain-containing protein translates to MPAMSASSSRSHLSSSAPFVAVVGLSARMLAQSAAHAGYRVAALDLFGDRDTRRYAKLWLDTGGTGLSLDRDKLHGALERVVRLPRLIGYVVGSGIEPHIGWLHDTARLPRPIGNDAGATAAVRDPARFFALLDELGIAHPETAFERPAQLEDWLRKAADGCGGTHIVRAAQTDAHAGYFQRVSNGLSMSALFVAARREACVIGHAEQLHVASGELPYLHVGSLGPVGLPAHIAQQVDRAVRSITARTNLVGLNSLDFLLDGDAIRVLEVNARPSSTMALYERAWRDAWPRGLLAAHIDACLHGRLPAARALAPPCRAAQQVVFAPHAFPVTRRFSDALFVDPVCHDIPHAGTRIEAGHPVCTVLVTADAGASRAVLMHELQRHTQRLLQRIETSTQPAHEPVDSYG, encoded by the coding sequence ATGCCGGCGATGTCCGCGAGCAGCAGCCGCTCGCACCTGTCCAGCTCCGCGCCGTTCGTCGCGGTAGTGGGACTGTCGGCGCGCATGCTTGCACAGTCCGCCGCGCATGCCGGCTATCGGGTAGCCGCTCTCGACCTGTTCGGTGACCGCGACACGCGCCGTTACGCGAAGCTGTGGCTCGATACGGGCGGCACTGGCCTGTCGCTCGATCGCGACAAGCTGCACGGCGCGCTCGAGCGCGTGGTGCGGTTGCCGCGCCTGATCGGCTATGTCGTGGGCAGCGGTATCGAACCGCACATCGGCTGGTTGCACGACACGGCGAGACTGCCGCGCCCGATCGGCAACGATGCCGGCGCAACGGCAGCCGTGCGCGATCCAGCGCGCTTCTTCGCGTTGCTCGACGAGTTGGGTATCGCGCATCCCGAGACCGCTTTCGAGCGTCCCGCACAGCTGGAAGACTGGCTGCGCAAAGCCGCCGACGGCTGCGGCGGCACGCATATCGTTCGAGCGGCGCAAACGGACGCGCATGCCGGCTATTTCCAGCGCGTGAGCAACGGCCTGTCGATGTCGGCGCTTTTCGTCGCGGCGCGGCGCGAAGCTTGCGTGATCGGCCACGCGGAGCAACTTCACGTCGCGAGCGGCGAGCTGCCGTATCTGCACGTCGGCTCGCTCGGTCCCGTCGGCTTGCCCGCGCACATCGCGCAACAAGTCGATCGCGCCGTGCGTTCGATTACGGCGCGCACGAATCTCGTCGGCCTCAACAGCCTGGATTTCCTGCTCGACGGCGATGCGATCCGCGTGCTCGAAGTCAACGCGCGGCCGTCGTCGACGATGGCGTTATACGAACGCGCGTGGCGCGATGCGTGGCCGCGCGGCCTGCTCGCTGCGCATATCGACGCATGTCTGCACGGCCGCCTGCCAGCGGCCCGCGCCCTCGCGCCGCCATGCCGCGCAGCACAGCAGGTCGTATTCGCGCCTCACGCCTTCCCGGTCACGCGCCGTTTCAGCGACGCGCTGTTCGTCGATCCCGTCTGTCACGACATCCCGCACGCGGGCACGCGCATCGAAGCGGGCCACCCGGTCTGCACCGTGCTCGTGACGGCCGACGCGGGCGCTTCGCGCGCCGTCCTGATGCACGAACTGCAACGCCACACGCAGCGCCTTCTGCAACGCATCGAAACCAGCACCCAACCTGCCCATGAACCTGTCGACTCCTACGGCTGA
- a CDS encoding c-type cytochrome yields MNGRVVLSLAGALLALSALPVVTNSWGQSSDAPQVQKVAYKVVDGNKVDNDTLQGWKTWRALACERCHGARQEGLVGPSLIDAFKTLDKNEFHRTVFGGRVDKGMPDFSSSQMMQKNWENLFAYLKGRSDGTIKPGDLQAIDAK; encoded by the coding sequence ATGAATGGCCGCGTTGTGCTGTCGCTTGCGGGTGCGTTACTGGCGTTGAGCGCTTTACCTGTCGTGACCAATAGCTGGGGGCAGTCGTCGGACGCGCCGCAAGTCCAGAAGGTCGCTTATAAGGTCGTCGACGGCAACAAGGTCGACAACGATACGCTGCAGGGATGGAAAACCTGGCGCGCGCTCGCCTGCGAACGCTGCCACGGCGCGAGGCAGGAAGGGCTTGTGGGTCCGTCGCTGATCGACGCGTTCAAGACACTGGACAAGAACGAATTTCATCGGACGGTATTCGGCGGACGGGTCGACAAGGGCATGCCGGATTTCAGTTCGAGCCAGATGATGCAGAAAAACTGGGAGAATCTCTTTGCATACCTGAAAGGCCGCTCCGACGGCACGATCAAGCCGGGCGATCTGCAGGCGATCGATGCCAAATAA
- a CDS encoding 4a-hydroxytetrahydrobiopterin dehydratase: MTQSEQVYSDEEVQKKLEGPLQHWYLEDGWLRRKYRTESWKGTLMVVNTVGHLAEAAWHHPDLTVSYAFVIVKLKTHTAKGITDKDFALARKIEEVIQWQPGKEGGPLEGTPADDQRFRYIKYDAPKS; encoded by the coding sequence ATGACGCAAAGCGAACAGGTGTATTCCGACGAGGAAGTCCAGAAGAAGCTCGAAGGTCCGTTGCAGCACTGGTATCTCGAAGACGGCTGGCTGCGTCGCAAGTACCGCACGGAAAGCTGGAAAGGCACGCTGATGGTCGTCAACACCGTCGGCCATCTGGCGGAAGCTGCGTGGCATCACCCGGATCTGACGGTGTCGTATGCGTTCGTCATCGTGAAGCTGAAGACGCATACCGCGAAAGGCATCACCGACAAGGACTTCGCGCTGGCGCGCAAGATCGAGGAAGTGATCCAGTGGCAGCCGGGCAAGGAAGGCGGTCCGCTCGAAGGCACCCCCGCCGACGATCAGCGGTTCCGCTATATCAAGTACGACGCGCCGAAGAGTTGA
- a CDS encoding substrate-binding domain-containing protein, with product MSERRTSVVHAVCAVLTLCWVCVGAPAARAQGAPEPNLPNNDGADKVLRVCADPNNMPLSNDKGEGFENKIAAAMAKDFGYKLEYTYFPQRMGFVRHTLRDKVDNSEQFKCDLIIGVPHGYDMTSTTRPWLHSTYAMVFNKRPEFASIKTPADLLKLPPDQLKKLKLGIFSQTPAVDWLLSNNLIDQAVSYRAQSGDPNAFPGEMIQHDLAQGNVDVVFMWGPIAGYFAKQASDRVKLVPFPPQQGIRFDYEISMGVRYGEKAWHDKIDEWIATHQNDINQILTSYEVPLLPLASAPVAADAPK from the coding sequence ATGTCCGAGCGCAGAACTTCTGTCGTCCATGCCGTCTGTGCAGTGCTGACGCTGTGCTGGGTGTGCGTCGGCGCGCCGGCGGCGCGCGCGCAGGGCGCGCCCGAGCCGAATCTGCCGAACAACGACGGTGCAGACAAGGTGCTGCGCGTCTGCGCCGACCCGAACAACATGCCGTTGTCGAATGACAAGGGAGAAGGCTTCGAGAACAAGATCGCGGCCGCAATGGCCAAAGACTTCGGCTACAAGCTCGAATACACGTATTTTCCGCAGCGCATGGGCTTCGTGCGCCATACGCTGCGCGACAAGGTGGACAACTCCGAGCAGTTCAAGTGCGATCTCATCATTGGCGTGCCGCATGGCTATGACATGACATCGACCACGCGGCCGTGGCTGCATTCCACCTATGCGATGGTGTTCAACAAGCGGCCCGAGTTCGCGAGCATCAAGACGCCTGCCGATCTGCTGAAGCTGCCGCCCGATCAACTGAAGAAGCTCAAGCTCGGCATCTTCTCGCAGACGCCTGCCGTCGACTGGCTGTTATCGAACAACCTGATCGACCAGGCTGTGTCGTATCGCGCGCAGAGCGGCGACCCGAACGCGTTTCCCGGCGAGATGATCCAGCACGATCTGGCGCAGGGCAACGTCGATGTCGTGTTCATGTGGGGGCCGATTGCGGGCTACTTCGCGAAGCAGGCCAGTGATCGAGTGAAGCTCGTGCCGTTTCCGCCGCAGCAGGGCATCCGCTTCGACTATGAAATTTCCATGGGCGTGCGTTACGGCGAGAAGGCATGGCACGACAAGATCGACGAGTGGATCGCCACCCATCAGAACGACATCAACCAGATTCTGACCAGCTACGAAGTACCCCTGCTGCCGCTGGCGAGTGCGCCCGTTGCAGCGGATGCGCCGAAATGA
- a CDS encoding beta-ribofuranosylaminobenzene 5'-phosphate synthase family protein, which yields MPMSSDRSSTLPAISAITVEAPGRLHMGFLDPNGSLGRAFGSVGIVIEGCGTRVTARHADDAQVEGTATDAQRERVERYLALLHDAYGGPAVSIEVEQAARAHCGIGSGTQLALAVGTAYARLAGIAATTAELAQRLGRGARSGIGVLGFDHGGLIVDGGRHHAATAASPGAAPQSAAALPPLLARQPFPDDWRIVLIDDTTREGLHGDEEKRGLAALPPFPHTLAAEVCHQLLMRVLPGMAQGDFDAFAAGVSDIQQSIGEYFAPVQGGVYSSPAVAAAMQAIAANQTAGVGQSSWGPTGFAFVQSSRHADDALAAARAATRAFPGIVCSVTRGRNCGARYYAVQQPRFGIDAQ from the coding sequence ATGCCGATGTCATCCGACCGCTCGTCGACACTGCCTGCCATCTCGGCGATCACCGTCGAAGCGCCGGGCCGGCTGCACATGGGCTTTCTCGATCCAAACGGATCGCTCGGACGCGCGTTCGGCAGCGTCGGCATCGTCATCGAAGGATGCGGCACACGCGTCACCGCGCGGCACGCCGACGACGCGCAGGTCGAAGGCACGGCCACGGATGCCCAGCGCGAGCGCGTCGAACGTTATCTCGCGCTGCTGCACGATGCCTATGGCGGACCCGCCGTATCGATCGAAGTCGAACAGGCGGCGCGCGCACATTGCGGCATCGGCTCCGGCACGCAGCTCGCGCTCGCGGTCGGCACTGCATATGCGCGGCTTGCCGGCATCGCGGCGACGACGGCGGAGCTCGCGCAACGGCTGGGGCGCGGCGCGCGCTCCGGCATCGGTGTGCTCGGTTTCGATCATGGCGGCCTGATCGTCGACGGCGGCCGGCACCACGCAGCGACGGCCGCCTCGCCAGGTGCTGCGCCGCAAAGCGCTGCCGCGCTGCCGCCCCTGCTCGCGCGCCAGCCGTTTCCCGACGACTGGCGCATCGTGCTGATCGACGACACCACGCGCGAAGGTCTGCACGGCGACGAAGAGAAGCGCGGACTCGCCGCATTGCCGCCGTTCCCGCACACGCTCGCCGCCGAGGTCTGCCATCAGCTGCTGATGCGCGTGCTGCCCGGCATGGCGCAAGGCGACTTCGACGCATTCGCCGCCGGCGTCAGCGACATCCAGCAATCCATCGGCGAATACTTTGCGCCCGTGCAAGGCGGCGTGTATTCGAGTCCCGCCGTCGCGGCCGCGATGCAGGCCATCGCAGCGAACCAGACAGCGGGCGTCGGACAAAGCTCGTGGGGCCCGACGGGCTTCGCGTTCGTGCAGAGCTCGCGCCACGCCGACGACGCACTGGCGGCCGCCCGCGCGGCGACGAGAGCGTTTCCCGGCATCGTGTGTTCCGTGACGCGCGGCCGCAATTGCGGCGCGCGCTATTACGCCGTCCAGCAACCGCGCTTCGGCATCGACGCGCAATGA
- a CDS encoding NAD(P)-dependent methylenetetrahydromethanopterin dehydrogenase: protein MSQTTERPYILHMFTPTPQMSPFDVNMAADAGYQILVPYCEVDVRNVVQLTQDAIFSRGPKGVSRTGIFIGGRDVMLAADMLDRAREAMVPPFEVSVFADPSGAYTTSAALVALVEHHLKAQYGEELKDKHVLILGGTGAVGRVTAAIAATLGAHVAIASHSDAARAEQASHDVDERFGIKTSGVGTGTPSTLHAALAHADIVFATAAAGVQVMSAADLAQAPRLLIAADVNAVPPEGIAGVNVMDDGKPLAGAVRPDASGIGALAIGNVKYQVEHRLFTRMRTAGKPAYLGFTEAFDEARAVVAERS, encoded by the coding sequence ATGTCCCAAACCACTGAAAGGCCGTACATCCTGCATATGTTCACTCCGACGCCGCAGATGAGCCCCTTCGACGTCAACATGGCCGCCGACGCCGGCTATCAGATTCTCGTGCCGTACTGCGAGGTCGACGTGCGCAATGTCGTGCAATTAACCCAGGACGCGATCTTTTCGCGCGGCCCGAAAGGCGTGTCGCGCACGGGCATCTTCATCGGCGGGCGTGACGTGATGCTCGCCGCCGACATGCTCGACCGCGCGCGCGAAGCGATGGTGCCGCCGTTCGAGGTCTCCGTGTTCGCCGATCCGAGCGGCGCCTATACGACATCGGCGGCGCTCGTCGCGCTGGTCGAACATCACCTGAAGGCGCAGTACGGCGAAGAGCTGAAGGACAAGCATGTGCTGATACTCGGCGGCACGGGCGCCGTGGGACGTGTCACGGCCGCCATCGCCGCGACGCTTGGCGCGCATGTCGCGATCGCGAGCCACTCCGACGCGGCGCGCGCCGAGCAGGCGAGTCACGATGTCGACGAACGCTTCGGCATCAAGACGTCTGGCGTCGGCACGGGCACACCCTCAACGCTGCACGCGGCGCTGGCGCACGCGGATATCGTCTTCGCGACGGCGGCGGCGGGCGTGCAGGTGATGAGCGCCGCCGATCTCGCGCAGGCGCCGCGCCTGCTGATCGCCGCCGACGTCAACGCAGTGCCGCCCGAAGGCATCGCCGGCGTTAACGTAATGGACGACGGCAAGCCGCTCGCGGGCGCAGTGCGTCCCGATGCCAGCGGCATCGGCGCACTGGCGATCGGCAACGTGAAGTATCAGGTCGAGCATCGGCTGTTCACGCGGATGCGCACCGCGGGCAAGCCCGCGTACCTCGGCTTCACGGAAGCGTTCGACGAAGCCCGCGCCGTCGTCGCCGAGCGCAGCTAG
- a CDS encoding methanol/ethanol family PQQ-dependent dehydrogenase, translating into MNVRTLVLGLAVLVATALNSFLAYADPQLDSLIKNPSNWAAQAGDYANHRYSPLKQINESNVGKLQVAWTMSTGVLRGHEGSPLVIGDTMYIHSPFPNKVIAINLKDQTFIWQYEPKQDASVISVMCCDTVNRGLAYGDGKIFLQQADTKLVALNAKTGEVVWTAQNGDPKAGETNTNAPHVFGDKVLTGISGGEFGVRGRLIAYDIKTGKEAWKAYSTGPDNEMLLDPQQTMTWADGKMQPVGADSSIKSWKGDQWKLGGGTTWGWYAWDPKLNLVYYGTGNPGTWNPTQRPGDNKWSMSIFARDLNTGKAKWVYQMTPHDEWDYDGVNEMILADIAVNGKKTPAIVHFDRNGFGYTLNRETGELLVAQKYDPAVNWADSVDLKSGLPIRNASYSTQKAGPDHNVKGICPAALGSKDQQPASFDPGSNLFLVPTNHVCMDYEPFDVDYVSGQPYVGATLSMYPGPDEKGAMGNFIAWDAAKGKIVWSKPERFSVWSGALATAGGIVFYGTLEGYIKAVRIKDGKELWKFKTPSGIIGNVFTYEYQGKQFVGVYSGIGGWAGIGMAAGLQKSTEGLGAVGGYRELAKYTALGGTLFVFAVPGGSNG; encoded by the coding sequence ATGAACGTACGCACCCTGGTTCTTGGACTGGCGGTGTTGGTTGCGACGGCGCTGAACTCGTTCCTTGCGTATGCCGATCCGCAACTGGACTCGCTGATCAAGAACCCATCGAACTGGGCGGCGCAGGCAGGTGACTATGCGAATCACCGGTACAGCCCGCTCAAGCAGATCAATGAAAGCAATGTCGGCAAGCTGCAGGTCGCGTGGACGATGTCGACGGGCGTGTTGCGCGGTCACGAAGGCTCGCCTCTCGTGATCGGCGACACGATGTATATCCACTCGCCGTTCCCCAACAAGGTCATCGCGATCAACCTGAAGGACCAGACCTTCATCTGGCAATACGAGCCGAAGCAGGACGCGTCGGTGATCTCCGTGATGTGCTGCGATACCGTCAACCGCGGTCTCGCGTACGGCGACGGCAAGATCTTCCTGCAACAGGCCGACACCAAGCTCGTCGCGCTCAACGCGAAGACGGGCGAAGTGGTGTGGACCGCGCAGAACGGCGACCCGAAGGCAGGCGAGACCAACACCAACGCGCCGCACGTGTTCGGCGACAAGGTGCTGACGGGCATCTCCGGCGGCGAGTTTGGCGTGCGCGGCCGTTTGATCGCATACGACATCAAGACCGGCAAGGAAGCGTGGAAGGCGTATAGCACCGGGCCCGACAACGAGATGCTGCTCGATCCGCAGCAGACGATGACCTGGGCAGACGGCAAGATGCAGCCCGTCGGCGCGGATTCGTCGATCAAGAGCTGGAAGGGCGATCAGTGGAAACTCGGCGGCGGCACCACATGGGGCTGGTACGCGTGGGATCCGAAGCTGAATCTGGTCTATTACGGCACGGGCAATCCGGGCACATGGAATCCGACGCAGCGTCCCGGCGACAACAAGTGGTCGATGTCGATCTTCGCCCGCGACCTCAATACGGGCAAGGCGAAATGGGTCTATCAGATGACGCCGCACGACGAGTGGGACTATGACGGCGTCAACGAAATGATCCTTGCAGACATTGCCGTCAACGGCAAGAAGACGCCAGCGATCGTGCACTTCGACCGTAACGGCTTCGGCTATACGCTCAACCGCGAGACAGGCGAACTGCTGGTTGCACAGAAGTACGACCCGGCCGTGAACTGGGCGGACAGCGTGGACCTGAAGAGCGGTCTGCCGATTCGCAATGCTTCGTACTCGACGCAAAAGGCCGGTCCCGACCACAACGTGAAGGGCATCTGCCCGGCCGCGTTGGGTTCGAAGGACCAGCAGCCGGCTTCTTTCGATCCGGGCTCGAATCTGTTCCTCGTGCCGACCAATCATGTCTGCATGGACTACGAGCCGTTCGATGTCGATTACGTGTCTGGCCAGCCGTATGTAGGCGCGACGCTGTCGATGTATCCCGGTCCGGACGAGAAGGGCGCGATGGGCAACTTCATCGCGTGGGATGCGGCGAAGGGCAAGATCGTCTGGTCGAAGCCCGAACGCTTCTCGGTGTGGTCGGGCGCGTTGGCGACGGCAGGCGGCATTGTCTTTTACGGCACGCTGGAAGGCTACATCAAGGCCGTGCGGATCAAGGACGGCAAGGAGTTGTGGAAGTTCAAGACGCCGTCGGGAATCATCGGCAACGTGTTCACGTATGAGTATCAGGGCAAGCAGTTCGTCGGTGTGTATTCGGGCATCGGCGGCTGGGCGGGCATCGGCATGGCAGCCGGTCTGCAGAAGTCGACGGAAGGCCTTGGCGCTGTCGGCGGCTATCGCGAGCTGGCGAAGTACACGGCTCTCGGCGGCACGCTGTTCGTTTTCGCCGTTCCGGGCGGATCGAACGGCTGA